Proteins encoded by one window of Cyanobium sp. NS01:
- a CDS encoding PIN/TRAM domain-containing protein, producing the protein MVDSLILILFMISGAAAGWLGVDLLPRAMLAEVDNPEGLRTVLGGFGAFFGLIAGVFFGQLRRSLMRQVRSMPTDLLVSRAVGLILGLLVANLLLAPILLLPLPWEVVFVKPLAAVLSNVFFGVSGYNLAEVHGRTLLRLFNPSSTEALLVAEGVLQPASAKILDTSVVIDGRLRGLLDSGVLEGQVIVAQCVIDELQALADSSNAEKRGRGRRGLKLLTELREQYVRRLVVNSTRYEGKGVDDKLQALTADTGGTLLTTDYNLAKVAELKSLKVLNLSELVIALRPEVQPGDEFQLKIAREGKEADQGVGYLDDGTMVVVEGARENIGERLPVVVTGALQNPTGRIVFARREPVLHATATEAGSHGNERGGERSTPPASKRKPRASR; encoded by the coding sequence ATGGTGGACTCCCTCATCCTCATCCTGTTCATGATCTCCGGTGCCGCCGCCGGATGGCTGGGGGTGGACCTGCTGCCCAGGGCGATGCTGGCCGAGGTGGACAACCCCGAGGGCCTGCGCACGGTGCTGGGCGGCTTCGGGGCCTTCTTCGGGCTGATCGCCGGGGTGTTCTTCGGCCAGCTGCGCCGCAGCCTGATGCGCCAGGTGCGCAGCATGCCCACCGACCTGCTGGTCAGCCGCGCCGTTGGGCTGATTCTCGGCCTGCTGGTGGCCAACCTGCTGCTGGCACCGATCCTGCTGCTCCCCCTGCCCTGGGAGGTGGTGTTCGTGAAGCCCCTAGCAGCGGTGCTGAGCAACGTGTTTTTCGGCGTGTCCGGCTACAACCTGGCCGAGGTGCATGGCCGCACCCTGCTGCGCCTGTTCAACCCCAGCAGCACCGAGGCCCTGCTGGTGGCCGAAGGGGTGCTGCAGCCTGCCAGCGCCAAGATCCTCGACACCAGCGTGGTGATCGATGGGCGCCTGCGCGGCCTGCTCGACTCCGGTGTGCTGGAGGGCCAGGTGATCGTGGCCCAGTGCGTGATCGACGAACTCCAGGCCCTGGCCGATTCCAGCAATGCCGAGAAGCGCGGCCGCGGCCGCCGCGGCCTCAAGCTGCTCACCGAGCTGCGCGAGCAGTACGTGCGCCGCCTGGTGGTGAACAGCACCCGCTACGAGGGCAAGGGGGTGGACGACAAGCTGCAGGCCCTCACCGCCGACACCGGCGGCACCCTGCTCACCACCGACTACAACCTGGCCAAGGTGGCCGAGCTGAAGAGCCTCAAGGTGCTCAACCTCAGTGAGCTGGTGATCGCCCTGCGGCCCGAGGTGCAGCCCGGCGATGAGTTCCAGCTCAAGATCGCCCGTGAGGGCAAGGAGGCCGACCAGGGCGTGGGCTACCTGGATGACGGCACCATGGTGGTGGTGGAGGGAGCCCGCGAGAACATCGGCGAGCGCCTGCCGGTGGTGGTCACCGGCGCCCTGCAGAACCCAACCGGCCGCATCGTCTTCGCCCGGCGCGAGCCCGTGCTCCATGCCACCGCCACCGAGGCGGGCAGCCATGGCAACGAGCGGGGGGGGGAGCGATCCACACCTCCCGCCAGCAAGCGCAAGCCGAGGGCCTCCCGCTAG
- the hemW gene encoding radical SAM family heme chaperone HemW → MIASTPLVRPLGSAALPPRSAYLHIPFCHRRCFYCDFPVVPLGDRAGAAQGQPGSASIAAYLELLLREIALAPWPVGPPPPPLSTVYLGGGTPSLLEPQQVGALLGALERRFGLVPGAEISLELDPASFDRARLLAYLDAGVNRVSLGGQSFDDTVLQQLGRRHSGHDLRQACRWLAQARRDGGLASWSLDLIQAVPGQNLEGWRDQLRQAVATGAPHLSVYDLTIEPGTVFARRLEQGRLALPDDDLAADLMELSSAALGAAGYGHYEVSNYALAGHASRHNRVYWSGAGWWGFGMGATAAPWGERQARPRTREAYARWLEQQAASLAQVGTLGQAGAFQAVGMPLDERLMVGLRRREGVRPAQLLRAEGWQEQRIRAELGQLRQRLQPWLARELLLLEGERWRLSDPQGLALSNAVLRELWCWMDDSGLQATGAAPPAPGSDPAAAAG, encoded by the coding sequence TTGATCGCCTCCACACCGTTGGTGCGGCCGCTGGGGTCCGCCGCCCTGCCCCCCCGCAGCGCCTACCTGCACATCCCCTTCTGTCACCGGCGCTGCTTCTACTGCGACTTTCCTGTGGTGCCCCTGGGCGACCGGGCCGGGGCGGCCCAGGGCCAGCCCGGTTCCGCCTCGATTGCGGCCTACCTGGAGCTGTTGCTGCGGGAGATCGCCCTGGCCCCCTGGCCCGTGGGCCCGCCACCGCCGCCACTGTCCACGGTGTATCTGGGCGGCGGCACCCCCTCGCTGCTGGAGCCGCAGCAGGTGGGGGCGCTGCTGGGGGCCCTGGAGCGGCGCTTCGGGCTGGTGCCAGGGGCGGAGATCAGCCTGGAACTGGATCCCGCCAGCTTCGATCGCGCCCGCCTGCTGGCCTACCTGGACGCCGGCGTGAACCGGGTGAGCCTCGGTGGCCAGAGCTTTGACGACACCGTGCTGCAGCAGCTGGGGCGACGCCACAGCGGCCACGACCTGCGCCAGGCCTGCCGCTGGCTGGCCCAGGCCCGGCGCGACGGCGGCCTGGCCAGCTGGAGCCTGGATCTGATCCAGGCGGTGCCCGGCCAGAACCTGGAGGGCTGGCGAGACCAGCTGCGCCAGGCGGTTGCCACGGGCGCTCCCCACCTCTCGGTGTACGACCTCACGATCGAGCCCGGCACCGTGTTCGCGAGGCGCCTGGAGCAGGGCCGGCTGGCCCTGCCCGACGACGATCTGGCCGCCGACCTGATGGAGCTCAGCAGCGCCGCGCTGGGGGCGGCCGGCTATGGCCACTACGAGGTGTCCAACTACGCCCTGGCCGGCCACGCCTCGCGCCATAACCGCGTGTACTGGAGCGGGGCGGGCTGGTGGGGCTTTGGCATGGGGGCCACGGCGGCCCCCTGGGGGGAGCGCCAGGCCAGGCCCCGCACGCGGGAGGCCTACGCCCGCTGGCTGGAGCAGCAGGCCGCGTCGCTGGCTCAGGTCGGGACGCTGGGCCAGGCCGGCGCGTTCCAGGCGGTGGGGATGCCCCTCGATGAGCGCCTGATGGTGGGGTTGCGGCGGCGGGAGGGGGTGCGGCCTGCCCAGCTGCTGCGGGCTGAGGGCTGGCAGGAGCAGAGGATCAGGGCCGAGCTGGGCCAGCTCAGGCAACGGCTGCAGCCCTGGCTGGCCCGGGAGCTGCTGCTGCTGGAAGGGGAGCGCTGGCGGTTGAGTGATCCCCAGGGCCTGGCCCTCAGCAATGCGGTGTTGCGGGAGCTGTGGTGCTGGATGGACGACTCTGGGCTGCAAGCCACAGGCGCAGCGCCTCCAGCGCCAGGGAGCGACCCTGCAGCAGCGGCGGGCTGA
- a CDS encoding ATP-dependent Clp protease proteolytic subunit — MSVSAPYYGDSAVMRTPPPDLPSLLLKERIVYLGLPLFSDDEAKRQMGIDVTELIIAQLLYLEFDNPDKPIFFYINSTGTSWFTGDAIGFETEAFAIADTISYVKPPVHTICIGQAMGTAAMILSAGTKGQRAALPHATIVLHQPRSGARGQASDIQIRAQEVLHNKRTMLGMLATNTGRSVEELSRDSDRMTYLTADQALEYGLIDRVLTSQKDLPSGTPLAAQRSPAGIG, encoded by the coding sequence ATGTCGGTGTCAGCTCCTTACTACGGCGATTCCGCCGTGATGCGCACACCGCCGCCGGACCTCCCCTCCCTGCTGCTCAAGGAGCGGATTGTGTATCTGGGCTTGCCGCTGTTCAGCGACGACGAGGCCAAGCGCCAGATGGGCATCGATGTGACCGAGCTGATCATCGCGCAACTGCTCTATCTGGAGTTCGACAACCCAGACAAGCCCATTTTCTTCTACATCAACTCCACCGGCACCTCCTGGTTCACAGGCGATGCGATCGGCTTCGAAACCGAGGCCTTCGCCATTGCTGACACGATCAGTTATGTGAAGCCACCGGTGCACACCATCTGCATCGGCCAGGCGATGGGCACCGCGGCGATGATCCTCAGCGCCGGCACCAAGGGACAGCGGGCGGCCCTGCCCCACGCCACGATCGTGCTGCACCAACCCCGCAGCGGCGCCCGCGGTCAGGCCAGCGACATCCAGATCCGGGCCCAGGAAGTGCTGCACAACAAGCGCACCATGCTGGGCATGCTGGCCACGAACACCGGCCGCAGCGTTGAGGAGCTCTCCCGCGACTCCGACCGCATGACCTACCTCACCGCCGACCAGGCCCTGGAGTACGGACTGATCGACCGCGTGCTCACCAGCCAGAAGGACCTCCCCAGCGGCACCCCCCTGGCCGCCCAGCGCAGCCCCGCCGGCATCGGCTGA
- the panB gene encoding 3-methyl-2-oxobutanoate hydroxymethyltransferase, with protein sequence MRPADLARRKQAGLPITVLTAWDALSGALVAEAGADAVLVGDSLAMVVLGHPTTLPVTLDEMLHHCRATARGMASACAAGHEPLLICDLPFLSYQCQPDDAVAAAGRVLKESPAAAVKLEGAEPETLAVIDRLVRSGIPVMGHVGLTPQSVHRTGYRRQATDAASRERLRTAARALEQAGCFALVVEHVPAEAATELSHTLTIPVIGIGAGDSCDGQVRVTADLLGLTGSQPPFSPPLLQGRSLALEALRLWLAAQSRPSSTTAPATPHC encoded by the coding sequence GTGCGCCCCGCCGATCTGGCCCGTCGCAAACAGGCGGGCCTGCCGATCACCGTGCTCACCGCCTGGGATGCCCTCTCCGGTGCCCTCGTGGCCGAAGCGGGAGCCGATGCGGTGCTGGTGGGCGATTCGCTCGCCATGGTGGTGCTGGGCCACCCCACCACCCTGCCGGTGACCCTCGACGAGATGCTGCATCACTGCCGCGCCACGGCGCGCGGCATGGCCAGCGCCTGCGCGGCGGGCCATGAACCCCTGCTCATCTGCGATCTGCCTTTCCTCAGCTATCAGTGTCAACCCGATGACGCCGTGGCGGCCGCCGGCCGGGTGCTGAAGGAGAGCCCCGCAGCGGCGGTGAAGCTGGAAGGTGCTGAACCCGAAACCCTGGCGGTGATCGACCGGCTGGTGCGCAGCGGCATTCCGGTGATGGGCCATGTGGGGCTGACGCCCCAGTCCGTGCACCGCACGGGCTACCGGCGCCAGGCCACCGATGCCGCCAGCCGTGAACGGCTGCGGACCGCGGCCCGCGCCCTGGAGCAGGCCGGCTGCTTCGCCCTGGTGGTGGAGCATGTGCCGGCGGAGGCCGCCACAGAACTCAGCCACACGCTCACCATCCCCGTGATCGGCATCGGTGCCGGCGACAGCTGTGACGGACAGGTGCGGGTGACCGCCGACCTGCTCGGGCTCACCGGCAGCCAACCGCCCTTCAGCCCGCCGCTGCTGCAGGGTCGCTCCCTGGCGCTGGAGGCGCTGCGCCTGTGGCTTGCAGCCCAGAGTCGTCCATCCAGCACCACAGCTCCCGCAACACCGCATTGCTGA
- a CDS encoding ATP-dependent Clp protease proteolytic subunit: MPIGTPSVPYRLPGSQYERWVDIYTRLGVERILFLGSEVNDAVANALVAQMLYLDSEDNSKPIYVYINSPGGSVTAGLAIYDTMQYVKSDVVTICVGLAASMGAFLLAAGTKGKRLALPHSRIMIHQPLGGTSQRQASDIAIEAKEILRIKDMLNHSMADMTGQNFEKIQKDTDRDYFLSAAEAKEYGLIDRVIAHPSEA, from the coding sequence ATGCCCATCGGCACCCCCAGCGTTCCCTACCGCCTGCCCGGCAGCCAGTACGAGCGTTGGGTTGACATCTACACCCGCCTCGGCGTGGAGCGGATCCTCTTCCTCGGCTCGGAAGTGAATGACGCCGTGGCCAATGCGCTGGTCGCCCAGATGCTGTACCTCGACTCCGAGGACAACTCCAAGCCGATCTACGTGTACATCAATTCACCGGGAGGATCGGTGACGGCGGGTCTGGCCATCTATGACACGATGCAGTACGTCAAGAGTGACGTGGTGACCATCTGCGTGGGCCTGGCTGCCTCCATGGGGGCCTTCCTGCTGGCGGCCGGCACGAAGGGCAAGCGGCTGGCCCTGCCCCACAGCCGGATCATGATCCACCAGCCCCTCGGGGGCACCAGCCAGCGCCAGGCCAGCGACATCGCCATCGAGGCGAAGGAGATCCTGCGGATCAAGGACATGCTCAACCACAGCATGGCCGACATGACTGGCCAGAACTTCGAAAAGATCCAGAAGGACACCGATCGCGACTACTTCCTCAGCGCCGCCGAGGCCAAGGAGTACGGCCTGATCGATCGGGTGATCGCCCACCCCAGCGAGGCCTGA